The proteins below are encoded in one region of Limnochorda pilosa:
- a CDS encoding branched-chain amino acid ABC transporter permease → MDFLLQLVVNGVVVGSIYALAALGFVLIYKASRVINFAHGDFLALGAFVALAFSDTLRLPFGLAVLATLAVFFLMGLGVERAVLRPLIGKEIIAVIMVTIGLSSILKGLMYLGWGAGYFVFPPFLPDEPIVVGGVYLSTLHLAALAASALFLVVFNLFFSRSTLGISMRAVADDQQAALSLGVSVRRIFGISWAIALVAAVAAGIVVGSITSLSTEGLSAIGILVFPAAIVGGLDSVPGAVVGGLLIGILENLSAGYLSPLLGVGVQQVVPFVVLVLILMVKPYGLFGTVEIERV, encoded by the coding sequence CTGGACTTCCTGCTGCAGCTCGTGGTTAACGGCGTGGTGGTGGGCTCGATCTACGCCCTGGCAGCTCTCGGCTTCGTGCTGATCTACAAGGCGAGCCGGGTGATCAACTTCGCCCACGGCGACTTCCTGGCCCTGGGCGCCTTCGTGGCCCTGGCCTTCAGCGACACGCTCCGCCTCCCCTTCGGCCTTGCCGTGCTGGCCACCCTGGCCGTCTTCTTCCTGATGGGGCTCGGGGTGGAGCGAGCGGTGCTGCGGCCGCTGATCGGCAAGGAGATCATCGCGGTCATCATGGTGACCATCGGGCTTTCCAGCATCCTGAAGGGGCTCATGTACCTGGGTTGGGGCGCGGGCTACTTCGTCTTCCCGCCCTTCCTGCCCGACGAGCCCATCGTGGTGGGCGGCGTCTACCTCTCCACCCTCCACCTGGCGGCGCTGGCCGCCTCGGCTCTCTTCCTGGTGGTCTTCAACCTCTTCTTCAGCCGGAGCACGCTCGGCATCTCCATGCGGGCTGTGGCCGACGACCAGCAGGCGGCCCTCTCCCTGGGGGTCAGCGTGCGGCGGATCTTCGGCATCAGCTGGGCGATCGCCCTGGTGGCGGCGGTGGCCGCCGGCATCGTGGTGGGCAGCATCACCAGCCTGAGCACCGAGGGGCTGAGCGCCATCGGCATCCTGGTCTTCCCTGCCGCCATCGTGGGCGGGCTGGACAGCGTGCCCGGGGCCGTGGTGGGAGGTCTCCTCATCGGCATCCTGGAGAACCTGAGCGCCGGCTACCTGAGCCCACTGTTGGGGGTGGGGGTGCAGCAGGTGGTCCCGTTCGTCGTCCTGGTCCTCATCCTGATGGTGAAACCCTACGGGCTCTTCGGCACGGTGGAGATCGAGCGGGTCTAG
- a CDS encoding AMP-binding protein — translation MTLPQIQALRAREWGDRRPALREKEFGVWQEVSWGRFEALSRAAGMGFRALGLQPGEKVAVLADNIPEWFYTELGVQAVGGVVVGVYSSSVPREVAYSIQASDAVYAVAEDQEQVDKLLEVRREIPAVRRVIFEDPRGLRAYRSDPWLLSFEELLDLGRKEDAAQPGLFDDLRRKGDPGDVAVFCFSSGTTDLPKPVMLTHRNLVSMGYHFTAIEGFRPTDDYLSFLPLAWIGEQMMAVSTGLVAGFTVNCPEEVETVDHDRREIGPHLIFSPPRVWEAYVRQIRVKVEDSTRLKHWFFAVGMRVGERAADHRFQKRPLPWYLWLAHRFFRLTLYRLVQDRLGFLRLRKAYTAGAALGPDVFRFFHALGVNLKQGYGQTEAAGIFCFHRDDDVAFDTVGIPYPGAEVRISDEGEVLVRADSVCRGYHGREEESRELLEGGWLHSGDAGYLDERGHLVIIDRLRDVMRTASGAVFSPQFIENKLKFSHFIREAVVFGNELPYIAALVNIDPATVGKWAEDRKLTYTTYLDLSQKEPVARLIREEVERANATLKPEHRIRRFALLYKLLDADDEELTRTGKVRRGLIGERYRTLFHALYDGSSQVDVRVAYTYQDGRTAEMELAVPIWTVGDEALEVTSPGLPAAARG, via the coding sequence ATGACCCTTCCCCAGATCCAGGCCCTCCGGGCCCGGGAGTGGGGCGACCGGCGCCCGGCCCTGCGGGAGAAGGAGTTCGGCGTCTGGCAGGAGGTGAGCTGGGGCCGCTTCGAGGCGCTGAGCCGCGCCGCCGGCATGGGGTTCCGGGCCCTGGGCCTCCAGCCCGGCGAAAAGGTAGCCGTGCTGGCCGACAACATCCCCGAGTGGTTCTACACCGAGCTGGGCGTCCAGGCCGTGGGCGGCGTGGTGGTGGGCGTCTACTCCTCCAGCGTGCCGCGCGAGGTCGCATACAGCATCCAGGCCTCCGACGCGGTTTACGCGGTGGCCGAGGACCAGGAGCAGGTCGACAAGCTGCTGGAGGTGCGGCGCGAGATCCCGGCCGTCCGCCGCGTGATCTTCGAGGACCCGCGGGGCCTGCGGGCCTACCGCTCGGACCCCTGGCTCCTGAGCTTCGAGGAGCTCCTGGACCTTGGCCGGAAGGAGGACGCCGCCCAGCCGGGCCTCTTCGACGACCTGCGCCGGAAGGGCGACCCCGGCGACGTGGCCGTCTTCTGCTTCTCCAGCGGCACCACCGACCTCCCGAAGCCGGTGATGCTCACCCACCGGAACTTGGTGAGCATGGGGTACCACTTCACGGCCATCGAGGGCTTCCGCCCCACCGACGACTACCTCTCCTTCCTCCCCCTGGCCTGGATCGGCGAGCAGATGATGGCCGTCTCCACCGGACTTGTGGCGGGCTTCACCGTCAACTGCCCCGAGGAGGTGGAGACGGTGGACCACGACCGGCGGGAGATCGGCCCCCACCTGATCTTCAGCCCGCCCCGGGTGTGGGAGGCGTACGTCCGCCAGATCCGGGTGAAGGTGGAGGACAGCACCCGCCTCAAGCACTGGTTCTTCGCTGTGGGGATGCGGGTGGGCGAGCGGGCGGCGGACCACCGGTTCCAGAAGAGGCCGCTCCCCTGGTACCTCTGGCTTGCCCACCGCTTCTTCCGCCTGACCCTGTACCGCCTGGTGCAGGACCGGCTGGGCTTCCTGCGGCTCCGCAAGGCCTACACGGCCGGGGCCGCCCTGGGCCCCGACGTCTTCCGCTTCTTTCACGCGCTCGGCGTCAACCTGAAGCAGGGCTACGGCCAGACCGAGGCCGCCGGCATCTTCTGCTTCCACCGGGACGACGACGTCGCCTTCGACACCGTGGGCATCCCCTACCCCGGAGCCGAGGTGCGGATCAGCGACGAGGGCGAGGTGCTGGTGCGGGCGGACTCGGTCTGCCGGGGCTACCACGGCCGGGAGGAGGAGAGCCGGGAGCTGCTGGAGGGCGGGTGGCTCCACTCGGGCGACGCGGGTTACCTCGACGAGCGGGGGCACCTGGTGATCATCGACCGCCTGCGGGACGTGATGCGCACCGCATCCGGCGCGGTCTTCAGCCCCCAGTTCATCGAGAACAAGCTCAAGTTCAGCCACTTCATCCGGGAGGCGGTGGTCTTCGGCAACGAGCTCCCCTACATCGCCGCGCTCGTCAACATCGACCCGGCCACCGTGGGCAAGTGGGCCGAGGACCGGAAGCTCACCTACACCACCTACCTCGACCTCTCCCAGAAGGAGCCCGTCGCCCGGCTCATCCGGGAGGAGGTGGAGCGGGCGAACGCCACCCTCAAGCCCGAGCACCGGATCCGCCGCTTCGCCCTGCTTTACAAGCTCCTGGACGCGGACGACGAGGAGCTCACCCGCACCGGGAAGGTGCGCCGGGGCCTGATCGGTGAGCGGTATCGCACCCTCTTTCACGCCCTCTACGACGGCAGCAGCCAGGTGGACGTGCGGGTGGCCTACACCTACCAGGACGGCCGCACCGCCGAGATGGAGCTGGCCGTCCCCATCTGGACCGTGGGCGACGAAGCCCTGGAGGTGACCAGCCCTGGACTTCCTGCTGCAGCTCGTGGTTAA
- a CDS encoding ABC transporter ATP-binding protein, producing the protein MQAEPRATFLAVHSVTLSFGGIHALQDVSLEVSPGEIVSLIGPNGAGKTSLVNCISGFYHPQRGRIVFQGDDVTRWPPHRIATLGVGRAFQNVELFGRLSVLENLTLGRHRHLGYSLLQALGYYGRAQRDEVTARRRVEDVIDFMELEPYRHQPVASLPYGVQKRVEMARALALEPRLLLLDEPMAGMTVEEKEDMARFILDANAEWGISVLLIEHDLAVVMDLSQRVFVLNFGRLIAAGSAAEVAADAHVVEAYLGEEAVAP; encoded by the coding sequence ATGCAGGCGGAGCCGCGCGCGACCTTCCTGGCCGTCCACTCGGTCACCCTCTCCTTCGGCGGGATCCACGCCCTCCAGGATGTCAGCCTGGAGGTGAGCCCCGGCGAGATCGTCTCCCTCATCGGCCCCAACGGCGCCGGGAAAACGAGCCTCGTCAACTGCATCTCAGGCTTCTACCACCCCCAGCGGGGCCGCATCGTCTTCCAGGGAGACGACGTCACCCGCTGGCCGCCTCACCGCATCGCCACCCTGGGTGTGGGCCGGGCTTTTCAGAACGTGGAGCTCTTCGGGCGCCTGAGCGTGCTGGAGAACCTCACCCTGGGCCGCCACCGACACCTGGGCTACTCCCTCCTCCAGGCGCTCGGCTACTACGGCAGGGCGCAGAGAGATGAGGTGACCGCCCGGCGCCGGGTGGAGGACGTGATCGACTTCATGGAGCTCGAGCCGTACCGGCACCAGCCCGTCGCCTCGCTCCCCTACGGGGTGCAGAAGCGGGTGGAGATGGCCCGGGCCTTGGCCCTCGAGCCCCGGCTCCTCCTCCTGGACGAGCCCATGGCGGGCATGACCGTTGAGGAGAAGGAGGACATGGCCCGTTTCATCCTGGACGCCAACGCCGAGTGGGGCATCTCGGTGCTGCTCATCGAGCACGACCTGGCCGTGGTCATGGACCTGAGCCAGCGGGTCTTCGTCCTCAACTTCGGACGGCTCATCGCCGCGGGGTCCGCCGCCGAGGTGGCCGCGGATGCCCACGTGGTGGAGGCCTACCTGGGCGAGGAGGCGGTGGCCCCGTGA
- a CDS encoding DUF4058 family protein, whose protein sequence is MKEAPHASPFPGMEPHLEHPALWPDVHSSPIVASRDELAPRLPPRPASWQHLPLLDTSIISTLL, encoded by the coding sequence CTGAAGGAGGCTCCTCATGCCTCGCCCTTCCCGGGAATGGAGCCGCACCTCGAACACCCGGCGCTCTGGCCCGACGTCCACTCGAGCCCGATCGTGGCATCGCGGGACGAGCTGGCACCCCGCCTCCCGCCCCGGCCGGCGTCCTGGCAGCACCTGCCATTGCTTGACACCTCCATAATTAGCACGCTACTATAA
- a CDS encoding 2-hydroxyacid dehydrogenase has protein sequence MSRVFITQRIYPEGVRILEQAGIPHQMRPDENPLPTADLIEQARGVEALITLVTDRIAEDVFQALPELRIVANVAVGYDNIDLSAATRHGVVVTNTPDVLTEATADMAFALMLAAARRIPEADRFVREGRWHGWTLMQEQMGVDLYGRTLGIFGMGRIGAAMARRAHHGFGMRILYTNRSAAPAGLEQELQAERVPFERLLSESDFVSIHAPATPETRHVFTADAFRRMKPTAILVNTARGPLVDEAALVNALRSGEIAGAGLDVFEEEPQVHPGLLELTERVALAPHLGSATLETRTRMCVMAAENVREFLQGRRPANAVNPEVLAG, from the coding sequence TTGAGCCGCGTCTTCATCACGCAGAGGATCTATCCAGAAGGTGTCCGCATCCTGGAACAGGCGGGCATCCCCCACCAGATGCGCCCCGACGAGAACCCACTCCCTACGGCCGATCTGATCGAGCAGGCCCGGGGGGTCGAGGCGCTCATCACCCTGGTGACGGACAGGATAGCCGAGGACGTCTTCCAGGCCCTCCCGGAGCTGCGGATCGTGGCCAACGTGGCCGTGGGCTACGACAACATCGACCTCTCCGCGGCCACCCGGCACGGGGTCGTGGTCACCAACACGCCCGACGTGCTCACGGAAGCCACGGCCGACATGGCCTTCGCCCTGATGCTGGCCGCCGCCCGGCGGATCCCTGAGGCGGACCGCTTCGTGCGCGAGGGTCGCTGGCACGGCTGGACGCTGATGCAGGAGCAGATGGGCGTGGACCTCTACGGGCGGACCCTGGGGATCTTCGGCATGGGGCGCATCGGCGCCGCGATGGCCCGCCGGGCCCACCACGGCTTCGGCATGCGCATCCTCTACACCAACCGGTCCGCCGCGCCTGCGGGGCTCGAGCAAGAGCTCCAGGCAGAGCGGGTCCCCTTCGAGCGGCTCCTGTCCGAGTCGGATTTCGTCTCGATCCACGCGCCCGCCACGCCCGAGACCCGGCACGTCTTCACCGCTGACGCCTTCCGGCGGATGAAGCCCACGGCCATTCTGGTGAACACCGCCCGGGGCCCGCTGGTGGACGAGGCCGCCCTCGTGAACGCCCTTCGCTCCGGCGAGATCGCGGGGGCCGGGCTCGACGTCTTCGAGGAGGAGCCACAGGTCCATCCCGGCCTCCTGGAGCTCACCGAGCGGGTGGCCCTCGCCCCGCACCTGGGCAGCGCCACCCTCGAGACCCGCACGCGCATGTGCGTCATGGCCGCGGAGAACGTGCGGGAGTTCCTCCAGGGCCGGCGGCCAGCCAACGCGGTCAATCCCGAAGTGCTGGCAGGCTGA
- a CDS encoding threonine/serine exporter family protein, translating to MPDERGQDPGPIFPERREERPPAARALLLVARTGQMMLEAGAEVSRVEETMERMMAALGYPGCQSFVTPTGLFLSAGAAAGAETILRRVRRRDVNLARIGALNALARELEARPGAAGLEVLEQKIESLRAQASVSLPLAVLAGAVAAAAATVLVGGTTLDLIPAFLANVVVQLLLRLIGRTVFPEFFHYFAAGTTSVIMAQLLRVWWPELHSGLVVAGGIMTLVPGVAFTASIQDAMYGELVSATARGLEAVMKAAGLALGATAGLFLARGFVPIQVSTVGWVPLVTSAGFAVILSLGSAVGFQVDARAWLPAAMAGGVTWWSYVFILERSERFGLAVFSSAAVLGLVAYLFARAFRLPTTSFVVPGFIPLVPGVTVYRAILGVVQGDTVGSFRLFYDALLAAGAIAAGIALSTAIVRSFRRPLA from the coding sequence GTGCCCGACGAGAGAGGCCAGGATCCCGGACCCATCTTCCCGGAGCGGCGCGAGGAGCGGCCGCCGGCAGCCCGCGCCCTGCTGCTGGTAGCCCGCACCGGGCAGATGATGCTCGAGGCGGGCGCCGAGGTCTCCCGGGTGGAGGAGACCATGGAGAGGATGATGGCCGCCCTGGGGTACCCTGGATGTCAGAGCTTCGTGACGCCCACGGGCCTCTTCCTCTCCGCGGGGGCGGCGGCGGGGGCGGAGACCATACTCCGGCGCGTCCGCCGCCGCGACGTGAACCTGGCCCGCATCGGCGCCCTGAACGCGCTGGCCCGGGAGCTGGAGGCGAGGCCGGGTGCTGCCGGCCTGGAGGTGCTGGAGCAGAAGATCGAGTCCCTGCGGGCCCAAGCGAGCGTGAGCCTCCCCCTGGCGGTACTGGCGGGCGCTGTGGCCGCGGCTGCCGCAACCGTACTGGTGGGGGGCACCACCCTGGACCTGATCCCCGCCTTCCTGGCCAACGTGGTGGTGCAGCTCCTCCTGCGCCTCATCGGACGAACCGTCTTTCCCGAGTTCTTTCACTACTTCGCGGCTGGAACCACGTCGGTGATCATGGCGCAGCTGCTGCGGGTGTGGTGGCCGGAACTCCACTCGGGGCTGGTCGTCGCCGGGGGCATCATGACGCTGGTTCCGGGTGTGGCCTTCACCGCGTCCATCCAGGACGCCATGTACGGCGAGCTGGTGTCGGCCACGGCCCGGGGCCTGGAGGCGGTGATGAAGGCTGCGGGCCTCGCGCTGGGGGCCACCGCAGGGCTCTTCCTGGCCCGGGGCTTCGTGCCGATTCAGGTTTCCACGGTGGGCTGGGTGCCGCTGGTTACCTCGGCGGGGTTCGCGGTGATCCTGTCGCTGGGTTCTGCGGTGGGGTTCCAGGTGGACGCCCGGGCCTGGCTCCCGGCCGCCATGGCGGGCGGTGTCACCTGGTGGAGCTACGTGTTCATCCTGGAGCGCAGCGAGCGGTTCGGGCTGGCCGTCTTCAGCTCTGCGGCGGTGCTGGGCCTGGTGGCCTACCTCTTCGCCCGGGCCTTCCGGCTTCCCACCACCAGCTTCGTGGTGCCGGGCTTCATCCCGCTGGTGCCCGGCGTCACCGTCTACCGCGCCATCCTGGGTGTGGTGCAGGGGGATACGGTGGGTTCCTTCCGCCTCTTCTACGACGCCCTTCTCGCGGCGGGTGCCATCGCGGCCGGCATCGCCCTCAGCACCGCCATCGTACGGAGCTTCCGGAGGCCGCTGGCGTGA
- a CDS encoding alpha/beta fold hydrolase yields the protein MRATAGGVTLHYTEVGEGVPVLAPHGAPGLLDHTYLRQALEPLGLPIHWVLWDHRGSGRSEEGLLEAISHRQLVDDMESLRESLNLGQPVLFGHSYGGFFALEHALRCPGRASALILCNTAPSYRFFDEYLANVRRHVPQDAWSRLTDAALEGPQPALAGELARVFGALLFARTDVERARRLVEGSLPHPAVSRRLARETMRQYDLEPRLHEVRCPTLVLGGRHDRVCAPRFAEVMAAAIPGAKLVLFEGSGHMPMVEEPDRFAHAVRAFLDEHRLLD from the coding sequence ATGCGGGCCACCGCCGGTGGCGTGACGCTGCACTACACCGAGGTCGGGGAAGGGGTGCCGGTCCTGGCGCCCCACGGCGCGCCGGGGCTCCTGGACCACACGTACCTTCGGCAGGCACTGGAGCCACTGGGGCTGCCGATCCACTGGGTGCTCTGGGACCACCGGGGCAGCGGGCGGTCCGAGGAGGGGCTCCTGGAAGCCATCAGCCACCGGCAGCTGGTGGACGACATGGAATCGCTGCGGGAGAGCCTCAATCTGGGCCAGCCGGTCCTCTTCGGGCACTCCTACGGCGGCTTCTTCGCCCTGGAGCACGCCCTCCGCTGCCCGGGCCGCGCCTCGGCCCTGATCCTCTGCAACACGGCCCCCAGCTACCGCTTCTTCGACGAGTATCTGGCCAACGTGAGGCGCCACGTGCCCCAGGACGCATGGAGCCGCCTGACGGACGCCGCGCTCGAGGGTCCCCAACCGGCGCTGGCCGGCGAGCTCGCCCGGGTCTTCGGGGCGCTCCTCTTCGCCCGGACGGACGTGGAGCGGGCCCGCCGTCTGGTGGAGGGGTCGCTGCCGCACCCGGCCGTCTCCCGCCGCCTCGCCCGAGAGACCATGAGGCAGTACGACCTGGAGCCCCGGTTGCACGAGGTGCGCTGCCCCACCCTGGTTCTGGGGGGCCGCCACGACCGGGTCTGCGCGCCCCGCTTCGCCGAGGTGATGGCGGCCGCCATCCCGGGGGCGAAGCTGGTCCTCTTCGAGGGGAGCGGCCACATGCCCATGGTGGAGGAGCCGGACCGGTTCGCCCACGCGGTGCGAGCCTTTCTGGACGAGCACAGGCTGCTGGACTGA
- a CDS encoding RNA polymerase sigma factor, with protein sequence MKPRDGCQGLPGDPAAERTTVWAGDDPPSDEALLEAVARGDEGAFERVYDRYAPAVYGHALRQTGDPSLAEEIVQNTFLSVWRSAVDFRRERGSGRVWLFGIARHRTQDLLRRRRRWEVHLDGVPEPQDDAQLQPAEVVERRLLREAVHRSLDRLSPVYRDILHLSYLRGLSHREIAQMLDLPLGTVKSRIRLGLERLNRVFWEGGGRDGA encoded by the coding sequence GTGAAGCCGCGGGATGGCTGCCAGGGTCTGCCCGGCGACCCGGCGGCCGAACGCACGACGGTCTGGGCCGGTGACGATCCGCCCAGCGACGAGGCGCTCCTGGAAGCCGTGGCCCGAGGCGACGAGGGTGCGTTCGAGCGCGTCTACGACCGCTACGCCCCCGCCGTCTACGGCCATGCGCTCCGCCAGACGGGCGATCCCTCCCTGGCCGAGGAGATTGTCCAAAACACCTTCCTCTCCGTTTGGCGATCGGCGGTGGACTTCCGGCGTGAGCGGGGCAGCGGCCGGGTCTGGCTCTTCGGCATCGCCCGCCACCGCACCCAGGACCTGTTGCGGAGGCGACGGCGATGGGAGGTACACCTGGACGGGGTCCCCGAGCCGCAGGACGACGCGCAGCTCCAGCCCGCCGAGGTGGTGGAGCGCCGTCTCCTGCGGGAGGCGGTCCACCGTTCGCTGGACCGGTTGAGCCCCGTCTACCGGGACATCCTCCACCTCTCGTACCTGCGGGGGCTCAGCCACAGGGAGATCGCGCAGATGCTGGACCTCCCCCTGGGTACGGTGAAGAGCCGCATCCGACTCGGCCTCGAACGACTGAACCGCGTCTTCTGGGAAGGGGGTGGGCGGGATGGAGCTTGA
- a CDS encoding aldehyde dehydrogenase family protein, whose amino-acid sequence MDVYRNYIDGRWVEAASGARTEDRNPATGEVLGQVVKGGAREAEEAVAAARRAFDRWRLYPAPRRAEILFRAAQMMVERKEELARMMTREMGKVLAEARGDVQEGIDMTYFMAGEGRRLAGQTVPAEHPDKWAMSVRDPVGVVAAITPWNFPMAIPTWKLMPALVAGNTAIFKPASETPILAYELVRILEEAGLPPGVLNLVTGPGSEVGEALLNHPDVDLISFTGSLEMGRHVQEVAAPKLKRVHLELGGKNAITVLADADLDLAVQGIVWSAFGTTGQRCTACSRVIVERPVHGQLLEKLVARVQALRLGDGLDPSTDVGPLINRAAVEKVGEYVRIGKEEGARLVVGGEPAAEGDLARGHFFRPTIFDGVRPDMRLAQEEIFGPVLSVITVDSLEEAVQVNNRVPYGLSSALYTRDVNKAFRAMRDLSSGICYVNAGTIGAEIQLPFGGVRGTGNGHREAGIAALEVYTEWKAIYVDFSGKLQRAQIDPVS is encoded by the coding sequence TTGGACGTCTACCGCAACTACATCGACGGCCGCTGGGTGGAGGCGGCCAGCGGCGCCCGCACGGAGGACCGCAACCCCGCCACCGGTGAGGTCCTGGGCCAGGTGGTGAAGGGCGGTGCCCGGGAGGCGGAGGAGGCGGTGGCCGCAGCCCGGCGGGCCTTCGACCGCTGGCGCCTCTACCCCGCGCCCCGGCGGGCCGAGATCCTCTTCCGGGCGGCCCAGATGATGGTGGAGAGGAAGGAAGAGCTGGCCCGGATGATGACCCGGGAGATGGGCAAGGTCCTGGCCGAGGCCCGGGGCGACGTCCAGGAAGGCATCGACATGACCTACTTCATGGCGGGCGAGGGCCGGCGCCTCGCGGGCCAGACGGTGCCGGCCGAGCATCCCGACAAGTGGGCCATGTCCGTGCGGGATCCGGTGGGGGTCGTGGCCGCCATCACCCCCTGGAACTTCCCCATGGCGATCCCCACCTGGAAGCTCATGCCCGCCCTGGTGGCCGGCAACACCGCGATCTTCAAGCCCGCCAGCGAAACCCCCATCCTGGCCTACGAGCTGGTGCGGATCCTGGAGGAGGCGGGGCTGCCCCCCGGGGTGCTCAACCTGGTGACGGGCCCCGGCTCCGAGGTGGGCGAGGCGCTCCTCAACCACCCGGACGTAGACCTCATCTCCTTCACCGGCTCCCTGGAGATGGGCCGGCACGTCCAGGAGGTGGCCGCCCCCAAGCTGAAACGGGTCCACCTGGAGCTGGGCGGCAAGAACGCCATCACCGTCCTGGCCGATGCGGACCTGGACCTGGCCGTGCAGGGTATCGTCTGGAGCGCCTTCGGCACCACGGGCCAGCGTTGCACCGCCTGCAGCCGGGTGATCGTGGAGCGGCCCGTGCACGGTCAGCTCCTGGAGAAGCTCGTCGCCCGGGTGCAGGCCCTCCGGCTCGGGGACGGGCTGGATCCTTCCACCGACGTGGGACCCCTGATCAACCGGGCGGCGGTGGAGAAGGTGGGCGAGTACGTCCGCATCGGCAAGGAGGAGGGCGCCCGCCTGGTGGTGGGCGGTGAGCCCGCGGCCGAGGGCGACCTGGCCAGAGGCCATTTCTTCCGCCCCACCATCTTCGACGGCGTCCGGCCCGACATGCGCCTTGCCCAGGAGGAGATCTTCGGCCCCGTCCTCTCGGTGATCACGGTGGACAGCCTGGAAGAGGCGGTGCAGGTGAACAACCGCGTGCCCTACGGTCTCTCCAGCGCCCTCTACACCCGGGACGTGAACAAGGCCTTCCGAGCCATGCGGGATCTTTCCAGCGGCATCTGCTACGTCAACGCCGGCACCATCGGCGCCGAGATTCAGCTCCCCTTCGGCGGGGTGCGGGGCACGGGCAACGGCCACCGGGAGGCCGGGATCGCCGCCCTCGAGGTCTACACCGAGTGGAAGGCCATCTACGTCGACTTCTCCGGCAAGCTCCAGCGCGCCCAGATCGACCCCGTCTCGTAG
- the cutA gene encoding divalent-cation tolerance protein CutA, whose protein sequence is MQEEPVGHVVSGETPSLEAAQVVLVYVTAPTPDEGERMAQRLVEERLAACVNVVGGVASFYWWEGLVQREGEVLLLVKTRAAVLERLVARVRELSSYEVPASSALPVVGGNPEYLRWVVREVRA, encoded by the coding sequence GTGCAGGAGGAACCCGTCGGGCACGTGGTGAGCGGAGAGACCCCGTCGCTCGAAGCGGCCCAGGTGGTCCTGGTGTACGTGACCGCGCCCACGCCGGACGAGGGCGAACGCATGGCCCAGAGGCTGGTGGAGGAACGCCTGGCGGCGTGCGTGAACGTGGTCGGGGGCGTCGCTTCCTTCTACTGGTGGGAAGGGCTGGTGCAGCGGGAAGGCGAGGTCCTGCTGCTGGTGAAGACCCGCGCGGCCGTCCTGGAGCGCCTGGTGGCGCGGGTACGTGAGCTCTCCAGCTACGAGGTTCCGGCCAGCTCGGCCCTGCCCGTGGTAGGCGGGAACCCGGAGTACCTGCGCTGGGTGGTGCGGGAGGTCCGCGCCTAG
- a CDS encoding lipoate--protein ligase family protein has product MVRTATPEPAPQWTAWIDGSSGAPEEKLALEEALLQRVAAGRLGAVARVWLNGPSLVLGRFEARRLQRRGGLPADFQGAPVLVRASGGSAVPHGPDELNVTLCYPVPHVPAAPEPGYRLLLKGLQQALRRAYGVEAGEGAVPGSFCDGRFNLVVEGRKLAGTAQAQRRGAVLVHATLMVSGRGVDRLRQVAAFYEAAGDPGSWNPESVASVSEVLGRAVTPQDLMVPVLDALIGGETGVAAGAARLGGEL; this is encoded by the coding sequence GTGGTCCGGACGGCGACCCCCGAGCCTGCCCCGCAGTGGACCGCTTGGATCGACGGCTCGTCCGGCGCGCCCGAGGAGAAACTGGCCCTTGAGGAGGCCCTTCTCCAGCGGGTGGCGGCGGGCCGCCTGGGCGCGGTGGCGCGGGTCTGGCTCAACGGACCCAGCCTGGTGCTGGGGCGCTTCGAGGCCAGGAGGCTCCAACGGCGCGGCGGGCTGCCGGCCGACTTTCAGGGCGCGCCGGTCCTGGTGCGCGCTTCAGGCGGCAGCGCGGTGCCCCATGGGCCGGACGAGCTGAACGTCACCCTCTGCTACCCTGTACCGCACGTTCCGGCGGCGCCCGAGCCGGGGTACCGGTTGCTCTTGAAGGGCCTGCAGCAGGCCCTTCGACGGGCGTACGGGGTGGAGGCAGGGGAAGGCGCGGTACCGGGCAGCTTCTGTGACGGCCGGTTCAACCTGGTGGTGGAGGGCCGGAAGCTGGCTGGGACGGCCCAGGCCCAGCGCCGGGGGGCCGTGCTGGTCCACGCGACGCTGATGGTTTCCGGCCGGGGCGTGGACCGGCTACGGCAGGTGGCCGCCTTCTACGAGGCCGCTGGTGATCCGGGCTCGTGGAACCCCGAGAGCGTGGCCAGCGTCTCGGAAGTCCTGGGCAGGGCGGTGACCCCTCAGGATCTGATGGTACCTGTGCTGGACGCTCTCATCGGTGGAGAGACCGGGGTCGCGGCAGGTGCCGCGAGGCTCGGCGGCGAACTATGA